The Electrophorus electricus isolate fEleEle1 chromosome 15, fEleEle1.pri, whole genome shotgun sequence genome segment atatatataatgacacacactgtacactgtacactgtatatatttagatataagtACAAGTATATTAGTTTAGTATTAagtaataaacatgtaaatgctgATTGTTAGTATTGGTCTAGAATTGGTCTAGCCCTTAATTTGTACCTAGTACAGACTGCGTATCTCACTATTGTAACGATGGCAAATTGACACCCAAACTGCGATTATTGCACTGGTGTGTGCTGCCCTATGGGTACGGCGTCTTCCCTGAGCACCCACAATAGGAGGCGGTGCATGCGTGCAGGGCATCGTGGGATAGAGTTGTCGAGCGCGGTGCATGGTGGAATCCCTGTCTCGCGTTACACGTTCCCTCCGCTGCACCCGGGAAAGCTCCTGTGACATTCCCACAGTTTGCGTACATGCCGGCAACGACAGAGGTCCCACCTCCGGATACGAGCTTGGTGTCTATTTACTTTTCAAAAGCCGTGCTGGAGTCAGAGGTTTTGTTGACTCTCTGCCGTGTGTGGTGAACTTGCAGGCGCTGGTCTGATTATCTCTGCCAATATTTGCTGAGTGGAGAGTCTGAATTCTAAATCTGGGTCAGATAAACATCTGTCCGAACTGTGAGAACTTGTATGAAAATCATACATAATGGTTTATACAGCTGGGCTGTAAGGAAATTAAGGCTTGagatttttatataatttgaaAACATGATGGTGAGGCTGGAGAACTTAATTTGTCCGATCGTTGTGGGGAGAGATACATGGAGATGTTCACTACCAGGTGGAGTCAGGATACTTTTCCTCCCAGAGGTTATCAGAGTCAGCACGTGAGACATGAGCAAGACATGACATGACTGAGAAGGAGTGACATCGATGTGATTCAGGCTGGACACTTTTGCACTATTTAACCTTGAGGCCTGGTGTCACATTTATTGACGGGATACACTCCTGCTATGTCCACTAATGCCATGTGGTCAGCCTGTGGTGGTGGAAAAAGGAGTTGGACTTGACCGACCCTTGTTTACGGTGTGAAGTGTTTGTTGGGCTTTAATCCCAAAGCTCATGGCGTGTCCTGGACTCATGATTACGTGTGGTTGTACTGTGGTCTTCTCCACAATCACCTTCCAGCCCTGATTGTTTTCCACGAGGAAACTGCAGAGCCAGGCATTGCTAAGTAAGATAATAGCTCAGTAGATGGATTTCAGACTGAAGCACAGGCCGAACTTAAGTTTATTAGCGAGGAACatctgtttttgtctcattttatCAACGTCGAGCTGCTTTTTGTTTATGctaagcagttttttttttttctgggttcATCATATGGTGTTTGTGAGTTTGAGAATGGCTACCTAGAAGGCATGTGATCACAGCCCCTCGGGCGGATCCTCTGAACACCCAAGACACGGTCATTTGCGCTTGGCGTCACTAAGCTATCAAGTGTGCGTCGTGAACTGCCACATCTGACTCGTTACACTTGCCAGTGGCTTTTACGCGCAGTAAGAAGGAGTCGCTGTCATTCAAGTCATCGCGTGAGACATGAcgataatgacatttttgcatcaGTCAACGTCCCCTGGGACGGCACACCTAACCTGACATGGTTACGTGAGAAGGACCGACACGTAACGGATAGCTGGCCTTCGTGAAGCTTGAAGAATGAAGTCAAGTACAGAGACACACTTCTCTATCCCAGAGCTGTTGTTTGAGCTACGCGACAAGGTCACTTTAACGAGGTCACGTTTTCCAGTGTACTGTAATGAAATAATATGGAACagtggaatttaaaaaacaagttcTGATATGCATAAATTACAttacaaccaaccaaccaaactcTTGTTGCAAAATCTTGTCTAACACAAGTTTCAAAGTTTTGACTGAAAATTAACCAATAATGGCTTCAATGGCTCaatgacagaaatgttttttggttttttttgttactttatttGACTGTATTTAGACATTAGAAACCTCCCCATGAAAATGAACGGTGCAATGTGTAATCTGTTTCACTTCCTGCAGAGtaaaaaaaaggtacaaaaagCCTGTGATTTAGATGGGTCCTAACAGACACGTTCTTATGTTTTCCCCACTGTAGAGATTGAAGCGAAGGAAGCCTGTGATTGGCTGCGAGCTGCAGGATTCCCGCAGTACGCACAGCTGTTTGAAGGTAACGCTGCtcccatgcagacacacactttaTCAGCTCTCGCACTCCAGAGCCAGACTACACTGGATGTGCGTCCGTTCCGCTGACAAACCCGTTTGTTCTCCCTATAGCGTGATGCGTCATTGACTCGTGCTGTTTCTGAGAGCCCCATTTGTACAGCTGCCAACTGGCCTATGGGCAGGAAGACAGCTCTTTAACTTTACAGAGCACAGACTGCACCTCGGCAGATCGTGCTCGAGTTTAAGGTTACAGTCCACACATCCTACGGTACAGCACATTCTAAGAGCGAATTTGACAGAAACGGCGTTGAGTTGGCAGGGCCGTGGTGACACAAGCTTGTTTAAACCCCCACGCTGCACGTGCTGGGACTCTTTGAATGCTCCAGCCTGCTCCAGACACCAGCATATGTGCTGGTTTATAAATTAGTTTATTGCACGCTACTTTAATATGAATTCCCAGAACGTTTCTCCCTTCATAAAACCTGCCGTGTAAAGGTAATCAAAGGTACTTCTTTCATAACTTCGCTGTGAAATCACCCAGGAGACACAGGCAAGGGTCCTTCTAGGCCCTTTGTGTTGTTAGCGGCAGAAGGGGCCAAGCTGTAGCCTGTGTTACAGTCCACTTACACCTGCAGGCTTAAAACCCAGGAACCTGCTACTACTGCGCTGCTACTGTTTTTGGAGTTTCCATCAATTCCCTGGTAGCACACAAAAGGGTCTGGTTCCGACAATGCCTATCCGCTTCCATGTGAAATGCACTGATATTCCTCGGAGAGAAGAAGGAGGCTTTATCGAGCCGGTGGAATGCTGGTGATCGTAGGATCCGGATCGGTTAAGAAACTATTACAACACACAAATGTCAGTACTGTGAAAAAGCTCAGCAGATGTATATTACATTGTAATGTTTGATGAAAAGGCAACCTGGTACTCGAATTTTTATTTAGGTCTTCTTTACAGATTCTCAGTTCCCCATAGACATCTCTCCTGTGAAGAAAGATCACGATTTCTTGGATAAAGACCTTGTGGAGCCCCTGTGCCGGTAAGACATGAACCTTTAGTGTGCAGAATGCATTGCGATGCtatagtgtgtatatgggtgATGCTAATACAGGGTGCACACTCTCACAATCCCCACTGAATGCATAAGTCCTTGCTGTTGATTGCATCTTACGGACAAACAGGAACACGTTTCGGCTCTGtaacacctctcctgatggacAAAACCTTCAATGCGTGGCTTTGCAATATAAAACACTACGGAACCGATTTGAAACACATGATAGTTGACTCACTCAGCTCAGATGTGTTGTCGAGACAAATCACTTCGCTTCTTTGCGCATCTTTGTTATTGCTTTCATATCTGTTCATTTTGTTTACTGTAATTACAATCATCGCGTTTAATATATGAGCATGTCTGTCTTCACTCCATCGCCTCCATCGCGTGGTTTATTGTTCTGGCAACGTAATGATGCTGTAACTATAATGATGCTGTGACTATAATGAGCATAGCTTCTCCTCCAAACGCTGTGGGTCAATATGTGTTTTCATATTGAAATGAAAGCCAGCTCTCCTGTGATTGCAGTCGTCATGGAGACGACCCTGCCAGGAGGGGTGGGAGAGCGCGGGCCGGCTTTGCACAACTCAGTCTGCTGTGATTCCAAACAACCCTTAAGCAGCTCATCGAAATTCCAAACCGCCTCGCCCTTGTAGGGGAACAATGCCACTGGCTCCCACCTTATCCCGCTCATTCCCTCTGACTTCTCACTCCGGTCAGAAGCCCCAGGGAGCCACCAAGTGTCTgattcagcagtgtgtgtgtgtgtgtgtgtgtgtgtgtgtgtgtgtgtgtgtgtgtgtgtgtgtgtgtgtgtgtgtgtgtgtgtgtgtgtgtgtgtgtgtgtgcgcgcgtggtGCTAGCGAGCCTCGGTGACTGCGTCAACATTGGGCTCTTCCAGTTGACTGACAGCAGTTCCGATTCTAAATTCCTTACCTCCCCTTGGGTCTTCTGTGTTCGCTTTGCAAATCTTATGCAAATGGTGAAATGCGCTTGCTATTCAGAACATTTCAGTGTGCGGAATTTTAGAGCCCGATCAGAAAACTTTCTTAATATAACATCAAAAACACTTGATATTTAAAGTATCGTAGTATAATTCTGGGACACTGTAGGAGGTGTTATGCCATCAACAGGCAACGACGCTTTAGAAAGTAGCATGAAACTTTAGTCTACAGCACTACATGTCTCTTAAATTACTTTATAGTGACATGCTGTGATTTCCCCACTCCGAGGTCTTCGCCGTCACCGAGTCCCAACCCCCCTCAAACGGGATGATGGGACGTTAAAAAAGCTGCGGTTATTGTGCCGCAGATGCAACCTCCCTCGCGCAGCCGGTGTGGGAGGAGGCGTCAATGTTTCCATCCTCGCTGCGCTGGCTTTACTGCATAAACTGGCTCTTCATCTAACCTCCCAACCAACTTTCCCACAAAGTGAGAGATCAGGCGCCCCCCAAGCTCCACTTTTACCGCTTATGAAATATCGTTATGCGCCATTGTGAGGCTGTAATTGAAACCAGGATTTAATGGCTCTCTGATCCAGCAAAGCATGTTTGGGCAGGGGTACGGCCCTGAAAATGCAGATCTAGGGggtttgttttacttttattctGGCACCATTCTTCATCCGGGTTTGTGTGCTTAAATAACTCCGAGCTGGCTTTGGGAATGGTTGCCGCTCCACAGCAAGCGGGAGCTCCGCTGTCTTCTCACGTGAACAGAAGAATGCGTGCTTGGGACCGCATTAGGAGCTCCGCAGGTTCAGCCTCTGGCCCCCGCAGCTGCAGTTACTGAGGTTCTGCTAATTAGAGGAACCAAAAGAACACGGAGCATGGGGCCAGTTTGGAAGACTCGCCTGGGCGTACTGCTGCCCAGAAGGAGTGCTGGCCAGAAGAGGAGGAGATCTTCGGGTCTGATTAGCTAGCAGTAGCTTTGTGAATTTGTGCAGACTGCAGGAATGCGGTGATAAGGTCTAAGGAAATGTCTAACATGTACTTCtggtttatttatgtttatccAGGCGGCTCAACACCTTGAACAAGTGTGCCTCTATGAAACTTGATGTAAACCTTCCCAAAAAGAAAgtaagtttttttgttgttgttgttttttgttgtatttttgtcAGATCAGTGAACTGTATTAGTTTACAGTTCACGCTGCTGTAGCGCTCATATTGCGTTTTAGGCTTTGAATTCCAGCTTTGTTATGCAGGTGTGTATTTTTTGCCCTCGGAGCACCACATTCCACCGCCGTTCAGCTTCCCTTTTCATCCCTGCAGTCTAGCTTATGTGATATTTGAGAATTCCCTGTTGCATGGAGAAGCTGTAGCTCCAGCTAAACACCTTTGAGCAAAGCCCTCCCTTCAGGATGGGAATGGCTTTGCAATAGTTCCTTGTGAACTAGCGTCTTGTGAACGGAGGTTATATATTTTAGGACAGAAGGAAAAATCAAGGAAATAAcaaagaatttttttaaatttcttgtGATGGTTAAATGGTTTGGAATGAAATACATGATATAATTTCTAAGACTGGTTTGTTTTCTATGCTTTCAATTACCACTGCatcatcattaaaacattaaaatcattaTTGATTGTTACCGTAGCATTACCAGAGCACTTCAACTGTATTCCCCTGTGGTACACAGAACACAGGTTTCCAGttatagatttttttcccaACTTATTTGACCACTTTCTTGCTTTCCAGAGTGAGGACTCAGATGAGGACAACCTGTTCGCCATCAGCGACAAATGGACCTTTGAGTGGAGCAGCCGGCGCTGGTCCAGGCTCCAGGACATCGACTGCCTGCTGGGAGGGGTGGAGCACGGCAAGTCTGTGGAGGAGTCGGGTCTGCGGACCACGCACAGCAGAGAGAGCGTCCTCACGGACCTGAGCGAACCTGAGGCCTCATCCGTGCACAgtgagagcagcagcagcagcaggggaGGGTTGTGTCCTCCGAGCGCCGGCGACTCAGACACCGCGCCTGAGCGCGGCTCGCTGGCGGCGGCCCCCTGCTCCCCAGACCCGCCCGGCTACGGTTCACTCCCAGCCAAGGGTCTCAAACGGGGCCACGCGCGTGCCAAAGACTTCCTGTGGCACATGGAGGCCCTGCGTACGCGCACCGGGCCGCCAGCCGGAGCCCGACCCGCCTGCGCTGCTCCGGTGATCAGCGCGCCCGTCCTCCGGCACGAGCCCCACGCCGCCGGGGCCCTTCGCCGCTTGGAGATCGTCGACAGCAACGCGGGCTCCCCCGAGCCGCCCCCGGGCGTGGACGGCCTGTCGCGGTCGAGCGGAGAGGGCAGCGGGAGTCTGTCAAGCGGCAGTGCGGTCAGCACGCCCAGCCTGACGGACCGCAAGGCCCACCGCGCCCGCCACAAGCGCGCCGGGGTTTATCTGGATGACCTGGACGTCTTCACTGTGCCCGCCGCCGCAGGCAGGGGCGTGGCCGAGCAGAACCGCCGTAACGAGTTCCGCTCCTACGAGGACCTGGTGGTGCACATACCCAAAGACCACAAGCCGGGCACTTTCCCCAAAGCGCTGTCCATCGAGAGCCTCTCACCCACAGCAGCGCCGCCCTGCAAGCCGGCGGAAAGGGTGCGGCCGCCCGCCGCCAGGGAGCCGCGGCCCATCACGCAGTGCTGCTCACGCGGAAGTCGCATCAGCGTCTACGATAATGTGCCCGGTTCGCACCTCCACGCCAGCACTGGCGACCTCATTGATCTGGAGAAGGAAGCCCTGTTCCCCCACCTGGACGACATTCTTCAGCACGTCAGCGGCCTGCAGCAGATCGTCGACCACTGGTCCAAGAACGTCCTTCCCATCGGGGACAGTGGTGCCCCCTGCCTGTCGCAGGTGGATGCCGCCATCCAGTCCTCTGGCCACATCACGCTGGACCTGGAACGCCAGCCCAGCAACGGTGACAGAGACGGCATCTCGCTTAACGAGAGCGAAAGTACtggcaggagggagaggagagactcTGGGGTAGGGGCCTCACTCACCAGGCCTAACCGGTAAGTTTCATACTCAGTTTAGACACATAAAGGGTTTTGGTACATAGGCCGTTTGCAGTGCTATATATTTTAGAATCATCTCTGTGAATAAAAATTGTTCGCATAATTGCACCACTTTGGCAATATTCTCAGTCTCTGTTAGAGGACTGTCATCTAATTCTCATTTCCACTTACAATCAAGTAATCATCCCTTACAGGCTGTGCATGCTCATCATCCCTTACAAGCTGTGCATGCTCATCATCCCTTACAAGCTGTGCATGCTCATCATCCCTTACAAGCTGTGCATGCTCATCATCCCTTACAGGCTGTGCATGCTCATCATCCCTTACAGGCTGTGCATGCTCATCATCCCTTACAAGCTGTGCATGCTCATCATCCCTTACAGGCTGTGCATGCTCATCATCCCTTACAGGATGTGCATGCTCATCATCCCTTACAGGATGTGCATGCTCATCATCCCTTACAGGATGTGCATGCTCATCATCCCTTACAGGCTGTGCATGCTCATCATCCCTTAGAGGATGTGCATGCTCATCATCCCTTACAGGCTGTGCATGCTCATAATCCCATGCACAGTCTATGCTCATAGTCACTTCATACTTGTAATCCTAATTCACAAACCCCTGCACCACCCAACATGCTGCACAGCACACATTTTGACATCTGACCCTGAATGttaaatttgcatattttgtatttacatttccCTTACAAGCAAATATATTTGATTATGCATGCGTATACATGATTGCGATTTGTTATTGCTACTGGTCACGGACTTGCTTTGGATGCATTTATCAAGACTGTTAGTCTTTGCCACAAATGCGTCTTGACACAAACCTAGGATATATCTCCACATCGTTCAGTTCCGTGCAATGCCAGTAAGGCTGAATTTAAAACGCACTCCGTTTAGCTGTCTTTCCTTTCCCTCGCGAGTTAACCAAAGCCGCTTGTCTTTGTCGTGCCCAGCTTGCGTTGGCCGAGCTTCCAGATGACCAGCCGTCTGAGCCGGTCGGTGGCCTGCCTCCAGATCAGCAGCCAGTCGGCAGCACAGCTCAGCCTGCTGCAGAGGTTCTCGCTGCTCCGGCTCACCGCCATCATGGAGAAGTACTCCATGACCAACAAGCACGGCTGGACCTGGTAAGGCGCCCGCCTGCCTTCCCACTGAGAAGAAAATCTGTTTAGTCTGAGTCTTCTGCCAAAGAGGGCACGTGTTGCCATTATCTGTTAAGATCatttttcttgaaaaaaaaaaaaaaaagtgcagtgGTCAGAGTTTCTGGCTTGCTGAGTCATGCTTAATGTTTTCCAGCACAAATTTGTCAAGCCTTGACATTTAGGAATTCATCACCCTTGTTTACCGAGTCTTCGTCCGTGGTGCAGGTCAGTGCCCAAGTTCATGAAGCGCATGAAGGTGCCCGACTACAAGGAGAAGAATGTGTTTGGTGTCCCTCTGATCGTGCATGTTCAGCGCTTTGGGCAGCCTCTACCTCTTGGCCTTCAGCAGGCTCTACGCTACCTCAGGAGCCAGTGCCTCGACCAGGTTagctacacctacacacctcaGGAGCCAGTGCTTTGACCAGGTTagctacacctacacacctcaGGAGCCAGTGCTTTGACCAGGTTagctacacctacacacctcaGGATCCAGTGCTTTGACCAGGTTagctacacctacacacctcaGGATCCAGTGCTTTGACCAGGTTagctacacctacacacctcaGGATCCAGTGCCTCGACCAGGTTagctacacctacacacctcaGGAGCCAGTGCTTTGACCAGGTTagctacacctacacaccacagGAGCTAGTGCTTTGACCAGGTTagctacacctacacacctcaGGAGCCAGTGCTTTGACCAGGTTagctacacctacacacctcaGGATCCAGTGCCTCGACCAGGTTagctacacctacacacctcaGGAGCCAGTGCTTTGACCAGGTTagctacacctacacaccacagGAGCCAGTGCTTTGACCAGGTTagctacacctacacacctcaGGAGCCAGTGCTTTGACCAGGTTagctacacctacacacctcaGGAGCCAGTGCTTTGACCAGGTTagctacacctacacacctcaGGAGCCAGTGCTTTGACCAGGTTAGTTATGCCTGTGTATTCCCATTCATCTTGAGACCCTCACGAATCATTCAGAGGAATTGGCGTGTCGCGCTGTTACGTGTAACAACGTTGGAACTGGTGGTTAATGCTTTGAGGTTATCTTTTAATTTCAGTGTTCTAAGGCCATTCTCACGCTAATCTCCAGGTGGGCCTTTTCCGTAAATCCGGAGTGAAGTCTCGCATCCAGGCACTCCGGCAGATGAACGAGCAGTCTCCGGAGGACGTGACCTATGAGGAGCAGTCTGCCTACGACGTGGCAGACATGGTCAAGCAGTTCTTCAGAGACCTTCCCGAGCCTCTCCTCACTAGCAAACTGGGAGAAACCTTCCTCCATATTTACCAACGTGaggactctcacacacagacacaatgacGCTCTGTCTTTATCGTTTATTGCAATTTAAACTAAGTTTTAATGGTTACAGAAAACGGCTAGATCCAGTTCCCCAGATCCAGATTAGTTGATTAGTTAATTAGTTCATTAGTCCTAAACTGGTCACTGCAGTTTAGTCCTGGTTTCTTCCAGGTCCAGGATAGTAGTAATTAAATCTGTAATAATTTTCCCCACTTGCTACAGGTAATATGTGAATAACTACTTGGCTTACCTGCTGCCTGTGTTTTGGACTGGcgctccaccccaccccaccctctctgccccgcccccacagACGTGCCCAAGGAGCAGCGCTTGCAGGCTGTCCAGGCGGCCATCATGCTGATGTCGGACGAGAACCGGGAGGTGCTACAGACCTTGCTCTGCTTcctcagtgatgtcacttcctccgTCCAGGAGAACCAGATGACACCCATGAACATCGCCGTGTGTCTGGCTCCTTCACTCTTCCATCTTAACATCCTGAAAAAGGACAACCTCTCCCCCAGGTGAGCATTCTTCTAGTGTCTCAGATTTAATGCCATAA includes the following:
- the stard13b gene encoding stAR-related lipid transfer protein 13 isoform X3; protein product: MTATRKSLRQKLGRSLSEQLRDSTSKARDLLWKKVRERRLAEIEAKEACDWLRAAGFPQYAQLFEDSQFPIDISPVKKDHDFLDKDLVEPLCRRLNTLNKCASMKLDVNLPKKKSEDSDEDNLFAISDKWTFEWSSRRWSRLQDIDCLLGGVEHGKSVEESGLRTTHSRESVLTDLSEPEASSVHSESSSSSRGGLCPPSAGDSDTAPERGSLAAAPCSPDPPGYGSLPAKGLKRGHARAKDFLWHMEALRTRTGPPAGARPACAAPVISAPVLRHEPHAAGALRRLEIVDSNAGSPEPPPGVDGLSRSSGEGSGSLSSGSAVSTPSLTDRKAHRARHKRAGVYLDDLDVFTVPAAAGRGVAEQNRRNEFRSYEDLVVHIPKDHKPGTFPKALSIESLSPTAAPPCKPAERVRPPAAREPRPITQCCSRGSRISVYDNVPGSHLHASTGDLIDLEKEALFPHLDDILQHVSGLQQIVDHWSKNVLPIGDSGAPCLSQVDAAIQSSGHITLDLERQPSNGDRDGISLNESESTGRRERRDSGVGASLTRPNRLRWPSFQMTSRLSRSVACLQISSQSAAQLSLLQRFSLLRLTAIMEKYSMTNKHGWTWSVPKFMKRMKVPDYKEKNVFGVPLIVHVQRFGQPLPLGLQQALRYLRSQCLDQVGLFRKSGVKSRIQALRQMNEQSPEDVTYEEQSAYDVADMVKQFFRDLPEPLLTSKLGETFLHIYQHVPKEQRLQAVQAAIMLMSDENREVLQTLLCFLSDVTSSVQENQMTPMNIAVCLAPSLFHLNILKKDNLSPRAMQKKYATGRPDQKDLNENLAATQGLAHMITECNQLFEIPHEMVTQSRNSYVEADLHAPTLDELRRPRHRRGEEEDEEEDEEQEEGSWHAHFDARIHSLLKEAREKAKGWMTCQSSDNTELSCKKVGDGNPLRRWRVSVEVEAPPSVVLNRVLRERHLWDVDLLQWKVCEVLDKQTEVYQYVLNAMPPHPSRDFVVLRSWRTDLPRGACALVAVSVEHEEGALVGGVRGVVLECSYLLEPCGSGKSRLTRICRVDLKGRTPEWYNKAFGHLCAAEAARIRNSFQPIHAEGPETKI
- the stard13b gene encoding stAR-related lipid transfer protein 13 isoform X1; translated protein: MDAVPVVTLEGQLTSAMPLPPSRTTGVTTGSTTEGRPELLWNISSKNGAKPVPQLQEHVKELHRRTQFSQGPHPCCLETKMLDQNAGDIYTVPPDHACSPKGGAVKLGPTTDLHIQRSKHVYETGTTVIENATKDQGVSSVGSKDKHDPNGRHGIDLTGWPQEDKHFGLVSVNGCGHAVDTGAPCPVPALVVSSQLEPSCPPTVPLSPGSTPPTSAPLSGQRGTDLPRIVNHKPSSIAFADYGCPPGPHRGGRGSSNSSEPSSEEDKDDDNDDVFLETSRCGETLPGSRRRRGAGGGGTVGGGDVEEKSSSTTFAGSTDTTGYEAEEESNSKVESPLVPLSPWSQSMSQLMKWLDQLNLDIEEAISAGSSPSDTPCTCRRQPTSDRNTQQKAAAWATLGSQSLDSSGTTRGPDWEECHGLGVFSSNSSSVTRARPRKAEMSTKRRHGRTEIEAKEACDWLRAAGFPQYAQLFEDSQFPIDISPVKKDHDFLDKDLVEPLCRRLNTLNKCASMKLDVNLPKKKSEDSDEDNLFAISDKWTFEWSSRRWSRLQDIDCLLGGVEHGKSVEESGLRTTHSRESVLTDLSEPEASSVHSESSSSSRGGLCPPSAGDSDTAPERGSLAAAPCSPDPPGYGSLPAKGLKRGHARAKDFLWHMEALRTRTGPPAGARPACAAPVISAPVLRHEPHAAGALRRLEIVDSNAGSPEPPPGVDGLSRSSGEGSGSLSSGSAVSTPSLTDRKAHRARHKRAGVYLDDLDVFTVPAAAGRGVAEQNRRNEFRSYEDLVVHIPKDHKPGTFPKALSIESLSPTAAPPCKPAERVRPPAAREPRPITQCCSRGSRISVYDNVPGSHLHASTGDLIDLEKEALFPHLDDILQHVSGLQQIVDHWSKNVLPIGDSGAPCLSQVDAAIQSSGHITLDLERQPSNGDRDGISLNESESTGRRERRDSGVGASLTRPNRLRWPSFQMTSRLSRSVACLQISSQSAAQLSLLQRFSLLRLTAIMEKYSMTNKHGWTWSVPKFMKRMKVPDYKEKNVFGVPLIVHVQRFGQPLPLGLQQALRYLRSQCLDQVGLFRKSGVKSRIQALRQMNEQSPEDVTYEEQSAYDVADMVKQFFRDLPEPLLTSKLGETFLHIYQHVPKEQRLQAVQAAIMLMSDENREVLQTLLCFLSDVTSSVQENQMTPMNIAVCLAPSLFHLNILKKDNLSPRAMQKKYATGRPDQKDLNENLAATQGLAHMITECNQLFEIPHEMVTQSRNSYVEADLHAPTLDELRRPRHRRGEEEDEEEDEEQEEGSWHAHFDARIHSLLKEAREKAKGWMTCQSSDNTELSCKKVGDGNPLRRWRVSVEVEAPPSVVLNRVLRERHLWDVDLLQWKVCEVLDKQTEVYQYVLNAMPPHPSRDFVVLRSWRTDLPRGACALVAVSVEHEEGALVGGVRGVVLECSYLLEPCGSGKSRLTRICRVDLKGRTPEWYNKAFGHLCAAEAARIRNSFQPIHAEGPETKI
- the stard13b gene encoding stAR-related lipid transfer protein 13 isoform X6 — protein: MSTKRRHGRTEIEAKEACDWLRAAGFPQYAQLFEDSQFPIDISPVKKDHDFLDKDLVEPLCRRLNTLNKCASMKLDVNLPKKKSEDSDEDNLFAISDKWTFEWSSRRWSRLQDIDCLLGGVEHGKSVEESGLRTTHSRESVLTDLSEPEASSVHSESSSSSRGGLCPPSAGDSDTAPERGSLAAAPCSPDPPGYGSLPAKGLKRGHARAKDFLWHMEALRTRTGPPAGARPACAAPVISAPVLRHEPHAAGALRRLEIVDSNAGSPEPPPGVDGLSRSSGEGSGSLSSGSAVSTPSLTDRKAHRARHKRAGVYLDDLDVFTVPAAAGRGVAEQNRRNEFRSYEDLVVHIPKDHKPGTFPKALSIESLSPTAAPPCKPAERVRPPAAREPRPITQCCSRGSRISVYDNVPGSHLHASTGDLIDLEKEALFPHLDDILQHVSGLQQIVDHWSKNVLPIGDSGAPCLSQVDAAIQSSGHITLDLERQPSNGDRDGISLNESESTGRRERRDSGVGASLTRPNRLRWPSFQMTSRLSRSVACLQISSQSAAQLSLLQRFSLLRLTAIMEKYSMTNKHGWTWSVPKFMKRMKVPDYKEKNVFGVPLIVHVQRFGQPLPLGLQQALRYLRSQCLDQVGLFRKSGVKSRIQALRQMNEQSPEDVTYEEQSAYDVADMVKQFFRDLPEPLLTSKLGETFLHIYQHVPKEQRLQAVQAAIMLMSDENREVLQTLLCFLSDVTSSVQENQMTPMNIAVCLAPSLFHLNILKKDNLSPRAMQKKYATGRPDQKDLNENLAATQGLAHMITECNQLFEIPHEMVTQSRNSYVEADLHAPTLDELRRPRHRRGEEEDEEEDEEQEEGSWHAHFDARIHSLLKEAREKAKGWMTCQSSDNTELSCKKVGDGNPLRRWRVSVEVEAPPSVVLNRVLRERHLWDVDLLQWKVCEVLDKQTEVYQYVLNAMPPHPSRDFVVLRSWRTDLPRGACALVAVSVEHEEGALVGGVRGVVLECSYLLEPCGSGKSRLTRICRVDLKGRTPEWYNKAFGHLCAAEAARIRNSFQPIHAEGPETKI
- the stard13b gene encoding stAR-related lipid transfer protein 13 isoform X8, which gives rise to MKLDVNLPKKKSEDSDEDNLFAISDKWTFEWSSRRWSRLQDIDCLLGGVEHGKSVEESGLRTTHSRESVLTDLSEPEASSVHSESSSSSRGGLCPPSAGDSDTAPERGSLAAAPCSPDPPGYGSLPAKGLKRGHARAKDFLWHMEALRTRTGPPAGARPACAAPVISAPVLRHEPHAAGALRRLEIVDSNAGSPEPPPGVDGLSRSSGEGSGSLSSGSAVSTPSLTDRKAHRARHKRAGVYLDDLDVFTVPAAAGRGVAEQNRRNEFRSYEDLVVHIPKDHKPGTFPKALSIESLSPTAAPPCKPAERVRPPAAREPRPITQCCSRGSRISVYDNVPGSHLHASTGDLIDLEKEALFPHLDDILQHVSGLQQIVDHWSKNVLPIGDSGAPCLSQVDAAIQSSGHITLDLERQPSNGDRDGISLNESESTGRRERRDSGVGASLTRPNRLRWPSFQMTSRLSRSVACLQISSQSAAQLSLLQRFSLLRLTAIMEKYSMTNKHGWTWSVPKFMKRMKVPDYKEKNVFGVPLIVHVQRFGQPLPLGLQQALRYLRSQCLDQVGLFRKSGVKSRIQALRQMNEQSPEDVTYEEQSAYDVADMVKQFFRDLPEPLLTSKLGETFLHIYQHVPKEQRLQAVQAAIMLMSDENREVLQTLLCFLSDVTSSVQENQMTPMNIAVCLAPSLFHLNILKKDNLSPRAMQKKYATGRPDQKDLNENLAATQGLAHMITECNQLFEIPHEMVTQSRNSYVEADLHAPTLDELRRPRHRRGEEEDEEEDEEQEEGSWHAHFDARIHSLLKEAREKAKGWMTCQSSDNTELSCKKVGDGNPLRRWRVSVEVEAPPSVVLNRVLRERHLWDVDLLQWKVCEVLDKQTEVYQYVLNAMPPHPSRDFVVLRSWRTDLPRGACALVAVSVEHEEGALVGGVRGVVLECSYLLEPCGSGKSRLTRICRVDLKGRTPEWYNKAFGHLCAAEAARIRNSFQPIHAEGPETKI